A DNA window from Equus przewalskii isolate Varuska chromosome 12, EquPr2, whole genome shotgun sequence contains the following coding sequences:
- the LOC139074967 gene encoding transcription initiation factor TFIID subunit 4-like — translation MRRAWRSGAESLGMFATTVPARVRLHSRELLICTLMFPDGGCGSRCCGSSEEATSRSAAPPGVGGRFCASGGANETHAAPPRAGRGRLRAPVPPGAQRIPARRPAGATAQAWPLRVGRGGARRRPVQQPLGPAGVPSGFGPTPRSSVLLPEAGARGAQGRRPAGSSSGGADAQRLREGTWPGSGPRSPGRSRGLQLAAAGGRAEVLVQRPGRRAHLGRARRRRPCSPAAGAGRPPRPACPSRASPSSLGKARERRPPLSGPGAAEDRGARPRGGEKRGSASAGPAVIAGCSANLRALTRGAAPRRSDICPPGRGAPRARPCGRSAPGTPAAPAGDLAGRSARPPRPPPTQSSRPRALVSPGPRPRAAARAPGPARGAAPSPPGRPTEPRRGLRRAVTATTPGRRALVGMGRRVRPLSA, via the coding sequence ATGCGCCGCGCCTGGAGGTCCGGGGCCGAGAGCCTGGGGATGTTCGCGACCACAGTCCCTGCCCGGGTTCGCCTACACTCCCGGGAACTGCTGATATGCACGTTAATGTTCCCTGATGGAGGCTGCGGGTCCAGATGCTGTGGGAGCTCAGAAGAGGCCACGTCTAGAAGCGCCGCGCCCCCGGGTGTGGGTGGCCGATTCTGCGCATCCGGAGGGGCCAACGAGACACACGCCGCCCCacccagggcagggagaggccgCCTCCGCGCACCGGTGCCTCCCGGCGCCCAGCGGATCCCAGCTCGCCGGCCCGCGGGAGCTACGGCGCAGGCGTGGCCCCTCCGGGTCGGGCGGGGTGGGGCGAGGCGCCGGCCGGTGCAGCAGCCTCTTGGCCCGGCCGGCGTCCCCTCGGGATTCGGCCCCACTCCGCGCTCCTCCGTCCTCCTCCCCGAggcgggggcgcgcggggcgcAAGGTCGCCGCCCGGCGGGGAGCTCATCCGGCGGCGCAGACGCCCAGCGGCTCCGGGAAGGGACTTGGCCTGGGTCTGGCCCTCGCTCACCGGGGAGGAGCCGAGGGCTGCAGCTGGCggcggccggcgggcgggcggaggTCCTGGTGCAGCGGCCCGGCCGGAGGGCCCATCTCGGCCGTGCCCGCCGCCGCCGGCCCTGCTCTCCCGCTGCGGGAGCCGggcgccccccgcgccccgccTGCCCCTCTCGGGCCTCTCCGTCGTCTCTCGGGAAAGCCCGGGAGAGGCGCCCTCCCCTTAGCGGGCCCGGAGCTGCGGAGGATCGCGGGGCGCGGccgaggggaggagaaaagagagggagcgCGTCGGCCGGGCCGGCCGTGATCGCCGGCTGCTCCGCCAATCTGCGGGCGCTGACGCGGGGGGCGGCTCCGCGGCGCTCGGATATCTGCCCGCCCGGGCGCGGGGCGCCGAGAGCTCGGCCGTGCGGGCGCAGCGCTCCAGGGACGCCGGCTGCACCTGCCGGGGACCTCGCCGGCCGCTccgcgcgccccccgcgcccgccCCCAACTCAGTCCTCGCGGCCGCGCGCCCTCGTCTCCCCCGGTCCCCGCCCCCGGGCCGCAGCGAGAGCGCCGGGCCCTGCCCGAGGAGCCGCCCCTTCTCCGCCCGGCCGGCCCACGGAGCCGCGGAGAGGACTGCGCCGCGCCGTCACCGCCACCACGCCGGGCCGCCGCGCCCTGGTCGGCATGGGCCGCCGCGTCCGGCCCCTGAGCGCCTGA